The Stigmatella aurantiaca DW4/3-1 genome contains the following window.
CTTACTGGGACAGGGGGGCGCCGGTGCCTGGCCTCTGCTTTTTGGCGGCTGGCGCGGTACAACGCGCCCCGGTGGCTCTTCGTCCTCGATTCCTGCTGGCGTTCTTGGGGTGGTGCCTGCTCGTGGCGTGGGGGCCTTGTGGCTTTCAGCCTGAGCCTGGCACCAAGGTCATCGTCCCCTCGATGCCGACCACGCTCGACTGGAGCTACTCGGATCCGGCCAGCTGGGCGAACTACCCGGTGATGCTCGCCACCCAGAAGGGCCTCACCACCCTGGGGGAAGACCACTCCGTGCAGCCCGGACTGGCCGAGCGCTGGGAGCAGGCGCGGGATGCCCAGGGACGTGAGTTCTACACCTTCCACCTGCGCCGGGACGTGCGCTGGTCGGATGGCACCACCCCGCTCAGCGCCCAGGACTTCGTCGTGGGCTGGCGCCGCGCGATGCTCGGCCGTGAGCGGGGCGAGATGGCGGACATCGCTGGGGTGCACCAGGTGCTGGAGTTGCTGGAGCGGGGGGCTCCTTCCGGGCAGATCCAGGAGGCACTGGTGCGTACGGGGGTGGAGGCGTTGGATGCGCACACCCTGCGGGTGACGCTGGAGCGGCCGCGCAACTACTTCCTGTCCCGGTTGGCCAACGTCTATCTGTTCTTTCCCGCCCCCGCGGGAGACCTCGCGGGCCTGACGGATGAAGAGGTCCGCGACTACTTCGACCGGCCAAGGGATGGGCGGCCCCTGGCGCTGGGGCCTTACCGGGTGGAGCGCTGGGACCGCGCGGGCGAGCGGGTCCGGCTGGTGCACAATCCCGCCTCGGCCTTTCAGCCGCCGCTCGGGGCAGGGGAGCGCCCGGCGCCTGTCGTCACCTTGATGCGGTCCGAGATTGGCACGGCCCTCTATGCCCGGGGGCGGGTCGACTTCGTCTTCATCGACAGTGCGCTGGCGTTGAGAGGCCCGCGCCCGGAGGATCTCCGGCACGAGCCCCTGCTCTCCACCTACTTCCTGGTCTTCAACACGGAGCAGCCGCCGCTGGACCGGCCCGAGGTGCGGCGGGCCTTGGCGCGGGCGCTGGACCGGGA
Protein-coding sequences here:
- a CDS encoding peptide ABC transporter substrate-binding protein → MPTTLDWSYSDPASWANYPVMLATQKGLTTLGEDHSVQPGLAERWEQARDAQGREFYTFHLRRDVRWSDGTTPLSAQDFVVGWRRAMLGRERGEMADIAGVHQVLELLERGAPSGQIQEALVRTGVEALDAHTLRVTLERPRNYFLSRLANVYLFFPAPAGDLAGLTDEEVRDYFDRPRDGRPLALGPYRVERWDRAGERVRLVHNPASAFQPPLGAGERPAPVVTLMRSEIGTALYARGRVDFVFIDSALALRGPRPEDLRHEPLLSTYFLVFNTEQPPLDRPEVRRALARALDREGLLAGLLPEVRPTNVLLPPELPGAATPEEAARLPHFDRERAREELKGQPGLQRPLRLVYKAGDSFVPEVAIAERIAAQLARVGVTVLLDARSDFSSEVARRTPEGPRAYDMYLRRLGADYAHPNTFFTLFEREGNHQSGWEHQAGGEPMARFERLLEEADAEARLEQAQALYAQAQEVLVGEQAVIAPLYHPDRYYRARPALRGLDVDPFNFLSLRQLRLAAAPGER